In one window of Miscanthus floridulus cultivar M001 chromosome 12, ASM1932011v1, whole genome shotgun sequence DNA:
- the LOC136497706 gene encoding shikimate kinase 3, chloroplastic-like isoform X2 produces the protein MEARVGVRAPPRGRAWAGLEKPHGAYCVRVLPVSLTAERLPPRRLVLGADPWRTADPALRPAKLRASCSAKSAGTGKVHYSADEALVLQQKAQDVLPYLDGRCVYLVGMMGSGKTTVGKILAEVLGYSFFDSDKLVEKAVGISSVAEIFQLHSEAFFRDNESEVLRDLSSMHRLVVATGGGAVIRPINWSYMKKGLTVWLDVPLDALARRIAAVGTASRPLLHQESGDPYAKAYAKLTSLFEQRMDSYANADARVSLEHIALKQGHNDVTILTPSAIAIEALLKMESFHTEKTMVRN, from the exons ATGGAGGCCAGAGTGGGCGTCCGTGCGCCGCCACgtggccgtgcctgggccggccTCGAAAAGCCGCACGGCGCTTACTGCGTCAGAGTCCTGCCCGTGAGCCTCACGGCGGAGAGGCTGCCGCCGCGGAGGCTGGTGCTGGGCGCCGATCCGTGGAGGACCGCGGATCCTGCCCTCCGTCCCGCAAAGCTGAGAGCTTCGTGCTCCGCGAAATCGGCAG GAACAGGAAAGGTCCACTACTCTGCTGACGAGGCTCTCGTACTACAG CAAAAAGCCCAGGATGTTCTCCCTTACTTGGATGGCCGATGCGTTTATCTTGTTG GAATGATGGGTTCAGGCAAAACTACAGTTGGGAAGATATTAGCCGAAGTATTAGGTTATTCATTCTTCGACAG TGATAAGTTGGTAGAGAAGGCTGTTGGTATATCATCTGTTGCTGAGATCTTTCAGCTCCATAGCGAAGCATTCTTCAGAGATAATGAG AGTGAGGTCCTGAGGGATCTGTCATCAATGCATCGGTTGGTTGTTGCAACCGGAGGTGGTGCAGTGATCCGACCAATCAATTG GAGTTACATGAAGAAAGGGCTGACTGTGTGGTTAGATGTTCCACTGGATGCACTTGCAAGAAGAATTGCTGCTGTAGGAACAGCATCTCGACCACTCTTGCATCAGGAATCTGGTGACCCTTATGCAAAG GCTTATGCGAAACTTACATCACTTTTTGAGCAAAGAATGGACTCGTATGCTAATGCTGATGCCAGAGTTTCACTTGAGC ATATTGCATTAAAACAAGGCCATAATGATGTCACTATACTTACACCTAGTGCCATCGCCATTGAG GCATTGCTAAAGATGGAAAGTTTTCATACCGAGAAGACCATGGTCAGAAACTGA
- the LOC136496917 gene encoding stress enhanced protein 2, chloroplastic-like, with product MAAAARAIICELAPQKVSSTTTAASASGPAAPKRRDAGTKVVLQPRLCTLRSYGAGSGVVTRRILAGEEDGSGAADSGSGSAASPFFASLADYIESSRKSQDFETISGRLAMVAFAAAVAVETTTGSSLFKKLDTMEIEEAAGVCVAVVACAAAFAWASSARNRIGQMFTLGCNAFVDSLIDNIVEALFSEGELQDWSDDI from the exons ATGGCGGCCGCGGCACGCGCGATCATCTGCGAGCTGGCGCCGCAGAAGGTGtcgtcgacgacgacggcggcgtcggcgtcggggcCCGCGGCGCCGAAGAGGCGCGACGCCGGGACGAAAGTGGTGCTCCAGCCCCGGCTCTGCACGCTGCGGTCGTACGGCGCCGGCAGCGGCGTGGTGACGCGGAGGATTCTGGCCGGGGAGGAGGATGGGAGTGGGGCCGCCGACTCGGGCAGCGGCTCCGCGGCGTCACCGTTCTTCGCCTCGCTCGCTGACTACATCGAGAGCTCCCGCAAGAGCCAGGACTTCGAGACCATCTCCGGCCGCCTCGCCATG GTGGCgttcgcggcggcggtggccgtggAGACGACGACGGGCAGCTCGCTGTTCAAGAAGCTGGACACGATGGAGATCGAGGAGGCGGCGGGGGTGTGCGTGGCGGTGGTCGCCTGCGCCGCGGCGTTCGCGTGGGCCTCCAGCGCGCGCAACAGGATCGGCCAGATGTTCACGCTGGGGTGCAACGCCTTCGTCGACTCCCTCATCGACAACATCGTCGAGGCGCTCTTCTCCGAGGGCGAGCTGCAGGATTGGTCCGACGACATATAA
- the LOC136497705 gene encoding uncharacterized aarF domain-containing protein kinase At1g71810, chloroplastic-like isoform X1 yields MPLQTPLLHLAPIPSVSPVSSSPLAPTPPKISVPNSNPASPEVQMLLLQPRAVPAPALRGRPPRPRRRLVPPPLASASGSIVVSSDEDAFTRCSGYLFEEGAATESELPTAYDLPGIAAVYRRRPLLVLRRSLQIGTSFGQWFALRYLDRVNERADDMFELRAAQLRRILLELGPAFVKIAQAVSSRPDVVPPAYLDELSLLQDRIAPFSNDVAFNIIEKELGLPLNMIFSKITPEPVAAASLGQVYQARLRSNGKVVAVKVQRPGVQAAISLDIYILRFLASLARKAAKLNTDLPAVLDEWASSLFREMDYREEARNGLKFRELFGKFRDVSVPEMYLEQTRRRVLIMEWIEGEKLSEVRDQYLVEIGVYCSLSQLLEYGFYHADPHPGNLLRTVDGKLAYLDFGMMGEFRQDLRDGFIEACLHLVNRDFDALAKDFVTLGLLPPTAQKGEVTKALTGVFENAVNRGVQNISFGDLLGNLGRTMYKFKFQIPSYFSLVIRSLAVLEGIAISFNPNYKVLGSSYPWIARKVLTDSSPKLRSTLQTLLYKDGTFQIDRLESLLTESLRARTEQSLVRNQQEDVNSTRYAIKQVLSFTLTDQGAFVKDLLLQAIAKGIDALGVATLSSATSAAASRLPFAGGPSPLTSLDDEDATNLRNLYRLLLLLSKVSQKENPSPSPGYNSAIEKEGGSTDELSLALYEMTSLPEFLPVLSVIPELPPESQQQLLLLPADLTNRILSRAVARTIRRLFM; encoded by the exons ATGCCGTTACAAACACCACTACTCCATTTGGCGCCTATCCCATCCGTTTCTCCAGTTTCGTCTTCCCCGCTCGCTCCAACTCCTCCCAAAATCTCCGTTCCCAATTCGAATCCCGCGTCGCCAGAAGTCCAGATGCTTCTCCTCCAGCCCCGCGCAGTCCCTGCGCCTGCTCTGCGGGGGAGGCCTCCTCGGCCACGCCGGCGGCTGGTGCCGCCTCCCCTCGCCTCCGCGTCCGGTTCGATCGTCGTCAGCTCCGACGAGGACGCCTTCACCAGGTGCTCCGGGTACCTGTTCGAGGAGGGCGCGGCCACCGAGTCGGAGCTCCCCACCGCGTACGACCTCCCAGGCATCGCGGCCGTGTACCGCCGCCGCCCGCTCCTCGTGCTCCGCCGCTCCCTGCAGATCGGCACCTCCTTCGGCCAGTGGTTCGCGCTGCGGTACCTCGACCGCGTCAACGAGCGCGCGGACGACATGTTCGAG CTTCGGGCGGCTCAGCTCAGGAGGATACTGTTAGAGCTTGGCCCA GCATTTGTGAAGATCGCACAAGCAGTTTCGTCGCGGCCG GATGTTGTTCCACCTGCATACCTTGATGAGCTCTCACTACTTCAGGACCGCATAGCACCATTTTCAAACGATGTTGCTTTTAACATTATAGAGAAAGAGCTTGGGCTGCCACTTAATATGATTTTCTCTAAGATAACACCAGAGCCTGTTGCTGCTGCATCTCTTGGGCAG GTTTACCAGGCTAGGCTCCGCTCCAATGGTAAGGTTGTTGCTGTCAAAGTACAAAGACCTGGAGTTCAAGCAGCAATTTCATTAGACATATATATCTTGAGGTTCCTAGCTAGTCTTGCAAGGAAGGCTGCCAAGTTGAACACAGACCTTCCA GCTGTGCTTGATGAATGGGCATCAAGCCTATTTCGG GAGATGGATTATAGAGAAGAAGCAAGAAATGGACTTAAGTTCAG AGAACTGTTTGGAAAATTTAGAGATGTCTCGGTTCCTGAAATGTATCTGGAGCAGACTAGAAGGCGAGTCCTTATCATGGAATGGATCGAG GGGGAAAAGTTGTCAGAAGTCAGAGATCAGTATTTGGTTGAG ATCGGAGTATATTGTTCGCTTTCCCAGCTATTAGAATATGGATTTTATCATGCAGATCCACACCCCGGAAATCTTTTGCGTACAGTTGATGGGAAATTAGCCTACTTAG ATTTTGGGATGATGGGAGAATTCCGACAAGACCTTCGTGATGGATTTATTGAAGCTTGTCTTCATCTTGTTAACCGTGATTTTGATGCTTTAGCAAAAGATTTTGTAACCCTTGG TTTACTTCCTCCAACTGCCCAGAAAGGTGAAGTCACAAAGGCATTGACAG GTGTATTTGAGAATGCTGTTAACAGAGGAGTTCAGAATATAAGCTTTGGAGATCTGTTAGGAAATCTTGGACGAACAAT GTATAAATTCAAGTTCCAGATACCTTCTTACTTTTCTCTTGTAATTCGAAG CCTTGCTGTTTTAGAAGGTATCGCAAtcagcttcaatccaaactataAAGTTTTGGGCAGTTCATATCCATGGATTGCAAGAAAAGTTCTCACTGACAGTTCACCAAAGCTTCGATCAACTTTGCAGACTCTTCTTTATAAG GATGGCACTTTCCAAATTGATCGCCTGGAATCTTTGTTAACTGAG TCACTTCGTGCTAGAACAGAGCAATCATTGGTCAGAAATCAACAAGAAGATGTCAACAGTACGAGATATGCAATTAAGCAAGTCTTGTCATTCACACTCACTGACCAG GGTGCCTTTGTGAAGGATTTACTTCTTCAGGCGATTGCTAAG GGAATAGATGCACTTGGTGTAGCCACATTAAGCTCTGCAACGTCTGCAGCAGCTTCCAGATTGCCATTTGCTGGTGGCCCATCCCCATTGACCTCACTAGACGATGAGGATGCCACCAACTTAAGAAATCTGTATCGCCTGCTCCTACTTTTATCTAAGGTTTCTCAGAAGGAAAATCCATCTCCG AGTCCTGGATATAACAGTGCCATAGAGAAGGAAGGTGGTAGCACGGATGAACTTTCTCTTGCGCTGTATGAAATGACCTCTCTGCCAGAATTTCTTCCAGTTCTTTCTGTCATTCCTGAG CTTCCACCGGAGTCCCAACAGCAGTTGCTTCTTCTGCCAGCGGATTTAACCAATCGTATTTTATCTCGGGCTGTCGCGAGAACCATTAGAAGACTGTTCATGTAA
- the LOC136497706 gene encoding shikimate kinase 3, chloroplastic-like isoform X1 has translation MEARVGVRAPPRGRAWAGLEKPHGAYCVRVLPVSLTAERLPPRRLVLGADPWRTADPALRPAKLRASCSAKSAGEQSDYLFCAIRRLRYDTHAAGTGKVHYSADEALVLQQKAQDVLPYLDGRCVYLVGMMGSGKTTVGKILAEVLGYSFFDSDKLVEKAVGISSVAEIFQLHSEAFFRDNESEVLRDLSSMHRLVVATGGGAVIRPINWSYMKKGLTVWLDVPLDALARRIAAVGTASRPLLHQESGDPYAKAYAKLTSLFEQRMDSYANADARVSLEHIALKQGHNDVTILTPSAIAIEALLKMESFHTEKTMVRN, from the exons ATGGAGGCCAGAGTGGGCGTCCGTGCGCCGCCACgtggccgtgcctgggccggccTCGAAAAGCCGCACGGCGCTTACTGCGTCAGAGTCCTGCCCGTGAGCCTCACGGCGGAGAGGCTGCCGCCGCGGAGGCTGGTGCTGGGCGCCGATCCGTGGAGGACCGCGGATCCTGCCCTCCGTCCCGCAAAGCTGAGAGCTTCGTGCTCCGCGAAATCGGCAGGTGAGCAGTCCGATTACCTCTTTTG TGCTATCAGACGGTTGAGATATGATACGCATGCTGCAGGAACAGGAAAGGTCCACTACTCTGCTGACGAGGCTCTCGTACTACAG CAAAAAGCCCAGGATGTTCTCCCTTACTTGGATGGCCGATGCGTTTATCTTGTTG GAATGATGGGTTCAGGCAAAACTACAGTTGGGAAGATATTAGCCGAAGTATTAGGTTATTCATTCTTCGACAG TGATAAGTTGGTAGAGAAGGCTGTTGGTATATCATCTGTTGCTGAGATCTTTCAGCTCCATAGCGAAGCATTCTTCAGAGATAATGAG AGTGAGGTCCTGAGGGATCTGTCATCAATGCATCGGTTGGTTGTTGCAACCGGAGGTGGTGCAGTGATCCGACCAATCAATTG GAGTTACATGAAGAAAGGGCTGACTGTGTGGTTAGATGTTCCACTGGATGCACTTGCAAGAAGAATTGCTGCTGTAGGAACAGCATCTCGACCACTCTTGCATCAGGAATCTGGTGACCCTTATGCAAAG GCTTATGCGAAACTTACATCACTTTTTGAGCAAAGAATGGACTCGTATGCTAATGCTGATGCCAGAGTTTCACTTGAGC ATATTGCATTAAAACAAGGCCATAATGATGTCACTATACTTACACCTAGTGCCATCGCCATTGAG GCATTGCTAAAGATGGAAAGTTTTCATACCGAGAAGACCATGGTCAGAAACTGA
- the LOC136497708 gene encoding uncharacterized protein, with protein MAMVAVLVAPTASSVGPRRRWRAAAASSSAASEVDLKALQAAIDKKSSDDVKEALDQLRELGWAKRWSSQPYVSRRTTSLRELTTLGIKNAENLAIPSVRNDAAFLFTVVGTTGFLAVLAGQLPGDWGFFVPYLTGSISLIVLAVGSVAPGLLQAAIGAFSTVFPDYQERIARHEAAHFLVAYLIGLPILGYSLDIGKEHVNLIDEQLQKLIYSGQLDGKELDRLAVVSMAGLAAEGLEYDKVVGQSADLFTLQRFINRTKTQLSKDQQQNLTRWAVLFAASLLKNNKAAHEALTSAMSQKASVLGCIEAIENAY; from the exons ATGGCGATGGTGGCCGTGCTCGTCGCGCCCACCGCGAGCTCCGTCGGGCCGCGCCGCCGTTGGCGCGCCGCGGCAGCCTCATCTTCGGCGGCCTCCGAGGTGGACCTCAAAGCGCTGCAGGCCGCCATCGACAAG AAAAGCAGCGATGATGTTAAGGAGGCGCTGGACCAGCTGAGAGAGCTCGGATGGGCCAAGCGTTGGAGCTCGCAGCCCTACGTGTCGCGTCGCACG ACATCTCTGCGGGAGCTCACTACCCTTGGAATCAAGAATGCTGAGAATTTGGCGATTCCAAGTGTTAGAAATGAT GCGGCATTTTTGTTTACAGTTGTGGGTACCACTGGATTCTTAGCCGTCCTTGCAGGCCAGCTCCCTGGG GATTGGGGCTTCTTCGTTCCCTACTTGACTGGAAGCATTTCATTGATCGTATTGGCTGTCGGAAGCGTTGCTCCAGG TCTTCTGCAAGCAGCAATTGGAGCGTTTTCTACGGTCTTTCCTGACTACCAGGAGAGAATTGCTAGGCATGAAGCTGCTCACTTCCTAG TCGCCTATTTGATTGGCCTCCCTATCCTTGGATATTCTTTGGACATCGGAAAAGAGCATGTTAATTTGATAGATGAGCAGTTACAAAAGTTAATATACAGTGGGCAGCTTGATGGAAAGGAACTAGACAG GTTAGCTGTAGTTTCAATGGCAGGACTGGCTGCTGAAGGTCTAGAATATGACAAAGTTGTAGGTCAATCAGCAGATCTTTTCACCCTTCAG AGGTTCATAAACAGAACTAAGACGCAACTAAGCAAAGATCAGCAACAAAACCTTACCAGATGGGCA GTCCTGTTTGCTGCATCACTTCTGAAGAACAATAAAGCAGCCCATGAAGCGCTTACGTCAGCGATGTCCCAAAAAGCAAGCGTGTTGGGGTGCATTGAAGCAATAGAGAATGCCTACTAA
- the LOC136497705 gene encoding uncharacterized aarF domain-containing protein kinase At1g71810, chloroplastic-like isoform X2 — MPLQTPLLHLAPIPSVSPVSSSPLAPTPPKISVPNSNPASPEVQMLLLQPRAVPAPALRGRPPRPRRRLVPPPLASASGSIVVSSDEDAFTRCSGYLFEEGAATESELPTAYDLPGIAAVYRRRPLLVLRRSLQIGTSFGQWFALRYLDRVNERADDMFELRAAQLRRILLELGPAFVKIAQAVSSRPDVVPPAYLDELSLLQDRIAPFSNDVAFNIIEKELGLPLNMIFSKITPEPVAAASLGQVYQARLRSNGKVVAVKVQRPGVQAAISLDIYILRFLASLARKAAKLNTDLPAVLDEWASSLFREMDYREEARNGLKFRELFGKFRDVSVPEMYLEQTRRRVLIMEWIEGEKLSEVRDQYLVEIGVYCSLSQLLEYGFYHADPHPGNLLRTVDGKLAYLDFGMMGEFRQDLRDGFIEACLHLVNRDFDALAKDFVTLGLLPPTAQKGEVTKALTGVFENAVNRGVQNISFGDLLGNLGRTMYKFKFQIPSYFSLVIRSLAVLEGIAISFNPNYKVLGSSYPWIARKVLTDSSPKLRSTLQTLLYKSLRARTEQSLVRNQQEDVNSTRYAIKQVLSFTLTDQGAFVKDLLLQAIAKGIDALGVATLSSATSAAASRLPFAGGPSPLTSLDDEDATNLRNLYRLLLLLSKVSQKENPSPSPGYNSAIEKEGGSTDELSLALYEMTSLPEFLPVLSVIPELPPESQQQLLLLPADLTNRILSRAVARTIRRLFM; from the exons ATGCCGTTACAAACACCACTACTCCATTTGGCGCCTATCCCATCCGTTTCTCCAGTTTCGTCTTCCCCGCTCGCTCCAACTCCTCCCAAAATCTCCGTTCCCAATTCGAATCCCGCGTCGCCAGAAGTCCAGATGCTTCTCCTCCAGCCCCGCGCAGTCCCTGCGCCTGCTCTGCGGGGGAGGCCTCCTCGGCCACGCCGGCGGCTGGTGCCGCCTCCCCTCGCCTCCGCGTCCGGTTCGATCGTCGTCAGCTCCGACGAGGACGCCTTCACCAGGTGCTCCGGGTACCTGTTCGAGGAGGGCGCGGCCACCGAGTCGGAGCTCCCCACCGCGTACGACCTCCCAGGCATCGCGGCCGTGTACCGCCGCCGCCCGCTCCTCGTGCTCCGCCGCTCCCTGCAGATCGGCACCTCCTTCGGCCAGTGGTTCGCGCTGCGGTACCTCGACCGCGTCAACGAGCGCGCGGACGACATGTTCGAG CTTCGGGCGGCTCAGCTCAGGAGGATACTGTTAGAGCTTGGCCCA GCATTTGTGAAGATCGCACAAGCAGTTTCGTCGCGGCCG GATGTTGTTCCACCTGCATACCTTGATGAGCTCTCACTACTTCAGGACCGCATAGCACCATTTTCAAACGATGTTGCTTTTAACATTATAGAGAAAGAGCTTGGGCTGCCACTTAATATGATTTTCTCTAAGATAACACCAGAGCCTGTTGCTGCTGCATCTCTTGGGCAG GTTTACCAGGCTAGGCTCCGCTCCAATGGTAAGGTTGTTGCTGTCAAAGTACAAAGACCTGGAGTTCAAGCAGCAATTTCATTAGACATATATATCTTGAGGTTCCTAGCTAGTCTTGCAAGGAAGGCTGCCAAGTTGAACACAGACCTTCCA GCTGTGCTTGATGAATGGGCATCAAGCCTATTTCGG GAGATGGATTATAGAGAAGAAGCAAGAAATGGACTTAAGTTCAG AGAACTGTTTGGAAAATTTAGAGATGTCTCGGTTCCTGAAATGTATCTGGAGCAGACTAGAAGGCGAGTCCTTATCATGGAATGGATCGAG GGGGAAAAGTTGTCAGAAGTCAGAGATCAGTATTTGGTTGAG ATCGGAGTATATTGTTCGCTTTCCCAGCTATTAGAATATGGATTTTATCATGCAGATCCACACCCCGGAAATCTTTTGCGTACAGTTGATGGGAAATTAGCCTACTTAG ATTTTGGGATGATGGGAGAATTCCGACAAGACCTTCGTGATGGATTTATTGAAGCTTGTCTTCATCTTGTTAACCGTGATTTTGATGCTTTAGCAAAAGATTTTGTAACCCTTGG TTTACTTCCTCCAACTGCCCAGAAAGGTGAAGTCACAAAGGCATTGACAG GTGTATTTGAGAATGCTGTTAACAGAGGAGTTCAGAATATAAGCTTTGGAGATCTGTTAGGAAATCTTGGACGAACAAT GTATAAATTCAAGTTCCAGATACCTTCTTACTTTTCTCTTGTAATTCGAAG CCTTGCTGTTTTAGAAGGTATCGCAAtcagcttcaatccaaactataAAGTTTTGGGCAGTTCATATCCATGGATTGCAAGAAAAGTTCTCACTGACAGTTCACCAAAGCTTCGATCAACTTTGCAGACTCTTCTTTATAAG TCACTTCGTGCTAGAACAGAGCAATCATTGGTCAGAAATCAACAAGAAGATGTCAACAGTACGAGATATGCAATTAAGCAAGTCTTGTCATTCACACTCACTGACCAG GGTGCCTTTGTGAAGGATTTACTTCTTCAGGCGATTGCTAAG GGAATAGATGCACTTGGTGTAGCCACATTAAGCTCTGCAACGTCTGCAGCAGCTTCCAGATTGCCATTTGCTGGTGGCCCATCCCCATTGACCTCACTAGACGATGAGGATGCCACCAACTTAAGAAATCTGTATCGCCTGCTCCTACTTTTATCTAAGGTTTCTCAGAAGGAAAATCCATCTCCG AGTCCTGGATATAACAGTGCCATAGAGAAGGAAGGTGGTAGCACGGATGAACTTTCTCTTGCGCTGTATGAAATGACCTCTCTGCCAGAATTTCTTCCAGTTCTTTCTGTCATTCCTGAG CTTCCACCGGAGTCCCAACAGCAGTTGCTTCTTCTGCCAGCGGATTTAACCAATCGTATTTTATCTCGGGCTGTCGCGAGAACCATTAGAAGACTGTTCATGTAA